Proteins co-encoded in one Aspergillus luchuensis IFO 4308 DNA, chromosome 6, nearly complete sequence genomic window:
- a CDS encoding glycoside hydrolase family 28 protein (CAZy:GH28;~COG:G;~EggNog:ENOG410PFRD;~InterPro:IPR000743,IPR012334,IPR006626,IPR011050;~PFAM:PF00295;~SECRETED:SignalP(1-21);~go_function: GO:0004650 - polygalacturonase activity [Evidence IEA];~go_process: GO:0005975 - carbohydrate metabolic process [Evidence IEA]), which translates to MHSFASLLAYGLAAGATLASASPIEARDSCTFTTAAAAKAGKAKCSTITLDSIKVPAGTTLDLTGLTSGTKVIFEGTTTFDYEEWAGPLISMSGKDITVTGASGHLINCDGSRWWDGKGTSGKKKPKFFYAHGLDSSSITGLNIKNTPLMAFSVESDDITLTDITINNADGDSLGGHNTDAFDVGNSVGVNIIKPWVHNQDDCLAINSGENIWFTGGTCIGGHGLSIGSVGDRSNNVVKNVTIEHSTVSNSENAVRIKTISGATGSVSEITYSNIVMSGISDYGVVIQQDYEDGKPTGKPTNGVTITDVKLESVTGTVDSKATDIYLLCGSGSCSDWTWDDVKVTGGKKSSACKNYPSVASC; encoded by the exons ATGCACTcctttgcttctcttctcgccTACGGCCTAGCTGCCGGCGCCACCCTCGCTTCCGCCTCTCCCATTGAAGCCCGGGACAGCTGCACCTTCAccacggctgctgctgccaaagCGGGCAAGGCGAAATGCTCTACCATCACCCTCGACAGCATCAAAGTGCCCGCTGGAACCACCCTCGACCTGACCGGTCTCACCAGTGGTACCAAGGTCATCTTCGAGGGCACTACGACCTTCGACTATGAAGAATGGGCAGGCCCCTTGATCTCCATGAGTGGCAAAGACATCACCGTCACTGGTGCCTCAGGCCACCTCATCAACTGCGACGGTTCGCGGTGGTGGGACGGTAAGGGGACcagcggaaagaagaagcccaagtTCTTCTACGCCCATGGCCTTGACTCCTCGTCCATTACTGGATTGAATATCAAGAACACTCCCCTTATGGCGTTTAGTGTTGAGTCGGATGACATCACCCTGACTGACATTACCATCAACAATGCGGACGGTGATAGCCTGGGTGGACACAACACTGATGCGTTTGATGTTGGTAACTCGGTCGGTGTAAATATCATCAAACCATGGGTTCATAACCAGGATGACTGTCTTGCGATCAATTCTGGCGAG AACATCTGGTTCACCGGCGGCACCTGCATTGGCGGCCACGGTCTCTCCATCGGCTCTGTCGGCGACCGCTCCAACAACGTCGTCAAGAATGTCACGATTGAGCACTCCACCGTGAGCAATTCCGAGAACGCCGTTCGGATCAAGACTATCTCCGGTGCCACTGGCTCCGTGTCTGAGATCACCTACTCCAACATTGTCATGTCCGGCATCTCCGATTACGGCGTCGTTATCCAGCAGGATTACGAGGATGGTAAGCCTACGGGTAAGCCCACGAACGGTGTCACTATTACGGATGTCAAACTGGAGAGCGTTACTGGTACTGTGGATAGTAAGGCCACTGATATCTATCTTCTTTGCGGATCTGGTAGCTGCTCGGACTGGACTTGGGACGATGTGAAGGTCACTGGGGGAAAGAAGTCTAGCGCTTGCAAGAACTACCCTTCGGTGGCTTCTTGCTAG